From one Fibrobacter sp. UWR4 genomic stretch:
- a CDS encoding U32 family peptidase, which produces MDVSKNNSPELLLPVGTRDMLEAAVKNGANAVYFGVPYWNARGRTEDFSMDDVRDMIRYARIHGVRTYLAMNVLVFERELQNLPEYLEKIISFEPDGFIIQDIGLARLIRAISPTQEIHASTQMTLASAEGVNLVKSIGFNRAVLSRELSAKQIAEVKKGTDLEIEVFVHGALCVSYSGQCLTSENFGGRSANRGQCAQSCRLTYSIYVDGKEYRDTNAMYLFSTHDLCALPKLEELTQIGVESLKVEGRLKSPEYVAAVTRAYRKALDNSVADLNAKDLEPLEVLFSRGLTTGWLDGDNHQELVDGTFSNHHGLYLGRVAKVERSSVFVELSDKFISDFMDEGLPYPGDGILIEDNNFGVSLGSRLYSAEIVKNAHNKRGDGMRGLGPLLRLDFGRDFDTRKIAKGMDVFRNDSPALEKELRKTFTDRTLEVKTPINMSLEGSVGNPLKLKVWMPKYAVEVRSETVLEQAKNAGDIEGLARKELGGLSSTAYELGYLEVALQGTPFVPGKVLRTMRQQAVQKLDEARLAWHDLKINASRGKQFLQDISAKHAPAKAERPEISVLVRNPQQISALKGLDIDNVIMDFDWGVKYDEPLEQIRDLGFKAGMATLRIHKPGENHYLKKILELCPDFALVRNLGSISILKDSGIPLKGDYSLNAANSASYDWLLSQGLDTLHPSWDLNSVQLFDLLKNIDGRRLELTLHQYMPAFHSEYCAFARGLTTGRRFPECGKICTQHKVEILDHKGEKHFLQSDAECRNTLFVGRPQSALKLLPQLRTSGVHHFRLEMLQEDAETVRQKVLIYTQAIRGKISIDDAIRQAGIQEKYGLSEGQLFNDSTWQDRKK; this is translated from the coding sequence CCTGCCGGAATATCTGGAAAAGATCATCTCCTTCGAGCCCGACGGATTTATCATCCAGGACATCGGTCTTGCCCGCCTGATTCGAGCCATCAGCCCCACCCAGGAAATTCACGCCAGCACCCAGATGACATTGGCCAGTGCGGAAGGCGTCAACCTGGTGAAGTCCATCGGCTTCAACCGCGCCGTGCTTTCCCGTGAACTTTCCGCAAAGCAGATTGCGGAAGTCAAGAAGGGCACCGATCTTGAAATTGAAGTTTTTGTCCACGGGGCACTTTGCGTCTCCTATTCCGGACAGTGCCTCACCAGCGAAAACTTCGGTGGCCGTTCCGCAAACCGCGGGCAGTGTGCCCAGAGTTGCCGCCTCACCTACAGCATTTACGTAGACGGCAAGGAATACCGGGACACCAACGCCATGTACCTGTTCAGTACCCACGACCTTTGCGCCCTCCCCAAGCTGGAGGAGTTGACCCAGATTGGAGTGGAATCCCTGAAGGTGGAAGGTCGCCTGAAGAGTCCCGAATACGTAGCAGCCGTCACCCGCGCCTACCGCAAGGCTCTGGACAATTCCGTAGCCGACCTGAACGCCAAGGATTTGGAACCGCTGGAAGTATTGTTCTCCCGCGGCCTTACTACAGGCTGGCTGGACGGTGACAACCACCAGGAACTGGTGGACGGCACCTTCAGCAACCATCATGGACTTTACCTGGGGCGCGTGGCCAAGGTGGAACGAAGCTCCGTCTTTGTGGAGCTTTCCGACAAGTTCATTAGCGATTTTATGGACGAGGGACTCCCCTATCCCGGCGACGGCATCCTCATCGAGGACAACAACTTCGGCGTAAGTCTTGGCAGCCGCCTCTATAGTGCGGAAATCGTGAAGAACGCCCACAACAAGCGTGGCGACGGCATGCGAGGCCTTGGCCCCCTGCTGCGTCTGGATTTTGGCCGGGATTTCGATACCCGAAAGATCGCCAAGGGCATGGACGTTTTCCGCAACGACTCCCCCGCCCTGGAAAAGGAACTGCGCAAGACCTTCACGGATAGGACGCTGGAAGTGAAGACTCCGATCAATATGAGTCTGGAAGGTTCCGTCGGTAATCCTTTGAAACTGAAGGTCTGGATGCCCAAGTATGCGGTGGAAGTCCGGAGCGAAACTGTTCTGGAGCAGGCCAAGAACGCCGGCGACATCGAAGGACTGGCCCGCAAGGAACTGGGAGGACTATCCTCTACCGCCTACGAGCTTGGATATCTGGAAGTCGCCCTCCAGGGAACGCCCTTTGTACCCGGGAAAGTTCTACGAACCATGCGTCAGCAGGCGGTACAGAAGCTGGACGAAGCACGCCTTGCCTGGCATGACCTCAAGATTAACGCCTCCCGCGGAAAACAGTTCCTGCAGGATATTTCCGCAAAGCACGCCCCTGCAAAGGCAGAACGTCCCGAGATTTCCGTGCTGGTCCGCAACCCTCAGCAGATTTCCGCCCTGAAGGGGCTCGACATCGACAACGTCATTATGGACTTTGACTGGGGCGTGAAGTACGATGAACCGCTAGAACAGATTCGTGACCTTGGGTTCAAGGCGGGCATGGCGACCCTCCGCATTCATAAGCCTGGCGAAAACCATTACCTCAAGAAAATTCTGGAACTTTGCCCCGACTTCGCCCTGGTCCGTAACCTGGGATCCATCTCCATCCTGAAGGATAGCGGCATTCCCCTGAAGGGAGACTACAGCCTGAACGCCGCCAACAGCGCAAGCTACGACTGGCTTTTGTCCCAAGGTCTCGACACGTTACATCCCTCCTGGGACTTGAACAGCGTGCAGCTTTTCGACTTGCTGAAAAACATCGACGGACGCCGTCTGGAGTTGACCCTCCACCAGTACATGCCCGCATTCCATTCCGAATATTGCGCCTTCGCCCGCGGTCTAACCACAGGCCGCCGCTTCCCGGAATGCGGCAAGATCTGTACCCAGCACAAGGTGGAAATCCTGGATCATAAGGGCGAAAAACATTTCCTGCAGTCCGACGCAGAATGTCGCAATACTTTGTTCGTAGGACGACCCCAATCCGCTTTAAAACTTTTGCCGCAGTTACGCACCAGCGGCGTCCATCACTTCCGCCTGGAAATGCTGCAGGAAGATGCCGAGACCGTGCGCCAGAAGGTGCTGATTTACACTCAGGCCATCCGCGGGAAAATCTCCATCGACGACGCCATTCGCCAGGCCGGCATCCAGGAAAAATACGGACTTAGCGAGGGGCAACTCTTCAATGACAGCACCTGGCAGGACCGCAAGAAATAA
- a CDS encoding FISUMP domain-containing protein, producing the protein MRHLSFIAIFALLSASLFIGCTDIGLRDNPNDPGAENFQDGDVVSEGGGYGYVYDSRDKQSYRVVTIEKKYWFAQNLNYAASNSFCYDGVSSNCKSRGRLYRWASKDLCPEGWAVPTKKDWNELFDYGNGYARWFLSNEGRVWGDDAWNLKNNYGFSIKPAGYRSADGTYRGFDNLTGFWTRTTESDEKAYSVWVTYEDPYPDITPYGKDNALSIRCIKEI; encoded by the coding sequence GTGAGGCACTTATCATTTATAGCGATTTTCGCCCTGCTCTCAGCCAGTTTATTCATCGGCTGCACCGACATCGGCTTAAGGGATAATCCCAACGATCCCGGTGCAGAAAACTTTCAAGATGGGGATGTGGTATCTGAGGGGGGTGGATACGGCTATGTCTACGACAGCCGGGATAAGCAGTCCTATAGAGTCGTAACAATTGAGAAAAAATACTGGTTTGCGCAAAATCTGAATTACGCAGCCAGCAATAGTTTCTGCTATGACGGAGTGTCTTCTAATTGCAAAAGCAGAGGACGGCTGTACCGTTGGGCAAGCAAGGACCTTTGTCCCGAAGGTTGGGCCGTTCCCACCAAAAAAGACTGGAACGAACTTTTCGATTACGGTAATGGGTACGCTAGATGGTTCCTTTCCAACGAAGGTAGAGTTTGGGGCGATGATGCATGGAATTTGAAAAACAATTACGGATTCTCCATCAAGCCCGCCGGTTACCGATCCGCAGACGGAACCTATAGAGGATTTGACAATCTGACCGGCTTCTGGACCCGGACCACCGAAAGCGACGAAAAGGCCTACTCCGTATGGGTAACATACGAAGACCCTTACCCGGATATCACTCCATACGGAAAAGACAACGCACTCTCTATCCGCTGCATCAAGGAGATATAA
- the aspS gene encoding aspartate--tRNA ligase has protein sequence MKRTHNCGQLRKEDVGQTVTLCGWVDRRRDHGGVIFVDLRDKYGKTQIVFNPDYNADVIKNAETLRNEYVICVTGKVYAREEGNANEKLATGDIEVKISELTILNAAQTSPLAINDPNEECKENDDLRLQYRYLDLRRPWIQKKLMLKSRFLRAVYDFFYENGFENIETPVLCKSTPEGARDYLVPSRVNAGKFYALPQSPQQYKQLLMIAGMDRYFQIAKCFRDEDLRADRQPEFTQIDVEMSFVDQDDVMGMFDKFVTEVLGKVWNFEPPKKIRRMKWAEAMLKYGSDKPDLRFDLEIHDVSEIGAKSEFGVFKNCVAAGGKIRGIAAKGCVDFTRKQIDELTAYVAKYGSKGLVWMRVKENDEVETQVGKFFTTEQLNELRDAVGAKCGDMMFFIAGPEKIAATAMGQLRLEVARIKGLRDPKKREFVWITEFPMFEYSDTEGRYMAMHHPFTNPLPEHLDMMLSGNLKDCNAEAYDLVLNGVEIGGGSVRIHNPEVQEKVFRLLGLTEEQVKEKFGFFVDAFKFGAPPHGGLAFGLDRVVATMEGEESIRDFIAFPKNTSASSPMDQCPSDVDLQQLQDIHIAVQMPKKA, from the coding sequence ATGAAACGTACTCATAACTGTGGCCAGCTCCGTAAGGAAGATGTTGGCCAGACCGTAACTCTCTGTGGTTGGGTGGATCGTCGCCGTGACCACGGTGGTGTGATTTTTGTGGACCTCCGCGACAAGTATGGCAAGACCCAGATTGTGTTCAATCCGGATTACAATGCCGACGTTATCAAGAATGCAGAAACTCTCCGTAACGAATACGTGATTTGCGTTACCGGTAAGGTCTACGCCCGTGAAGAAGGCAACGCCAACGAAAAGCTGGCAACAGGCGACATCGAAGTGAAGATCAGCGAACTCACCATCCTGAACGCTGCCCAGACTTCTCCCCTGGCCATCAACGACCCCAACGAAGAATGTAAGGAAAACGACGACCTCCGCCTCCAGTACCGTTACCTGGACCTCCGTCGTCCCTGGATCCAGAAGAAGCTCATGCTCAAGAGCCGCTTCCTCCGCGCTGTCTACGACTTCTTCTATGAAAACGGTTTCGAAAACATCGAAACTCCGGTGCTCTGCAAGTCCACTCCGGAAGGCGCACGTGACTACCTGGTTCCCTCTCGTGTGAACGCTGGTAAGTTCTACGCTCTCCCCCAGTCTCCGCAGCAGTACAAGCAGCTCCTCATGATCGCTGGCATGGACCGCTACTTCCAGATCGCCAAGTGCTTCCGTGACGAAGACCTCCGTGCCGACCGTCAGCCGGAATTCACCCAGATCGACGTTGAAATGTCCTTCGTAGACCAGGACGACGTGATGGGCATGTTCGACAAGTTCGTTACCGAAGTTCTCGGTAAGGTTTGGAACTTCGAACCTCCCAAGAAGATCCGCCGCATGAAGTGGGCTGAAGCTATGCTCAAGTACGGTTCCGATAAGCCGGACCTTCGCTTCGACCTAGAAATCCATGACGTTTCCGAAATCGGTGCCAAGAGCGAATTCGGCGTGTTCAAGAACTGCGTTGCCGCTGGTGGCAAGATCCGCGGTATCGCTGCTAAGGGCTGCGTTGACTTCACCCGTAAGCAGATCGACGAACTCACCGCCTACGTTGCAAAGTACGGTTCCAAGGGTCTCGTATGGATGCGCGTCAAGGAAAATGACGAAGTTGAAACTCAGGTCGGTAAGTTCTTCACTACCGAACAGCTCAACGAACTCCGCGACGCTGTTGGCGCAAAGTGCGGCGACATGATGTTCTTCATCGCAGGTCCGGAAAAGATCGCAGCTACCGCTATGGGTCAGCTCCGTCTCGAAGTCGCTCGCATCAAGGGCCTCCGCGACCCGAAGAAGCGCGAATTCGTCTGGATCACTGAATTCCCCATGTTCGAATACAGCGACACCGAAGGCCGCTACATGGCTATGCACCACCCGTTCACCAACCCGCTGCCGGAACACTTGGACATGATGCTCTCCGGCAACCTGAAGGATTGCAACGCCGAAGCCTATGACCTTGTTCTTAACGGTGTTGAAATCGGTGGCGGTTCTGTCCGTATCCACAACCCTGAAGTTCAGGAAAAGGTTTTCCGCCTGCTCGGTCTTACCGAAGAACAGGTTAAGGAAAAGTTCGGCTTCTTCGTGGACGCCTTCAAGTTCGGCGCTCCTCCGCACGGTGGTCTCGCCTTCGGTCTGGACCGCGTTGTTGCAACTATGGAAGGTGAAGAATCCATCCGTGACTTCATCGCATTCCCGAAGAACACCAGCGCTTCTAGCCCCATGGACCAGTGCCCCAGTGATGTTGACCTGCAGCAGCTGCAGGACATCCACATCGCCGTGCAGATGCCCAAGAAGGCTTAA
- a CDS encoding polysaccharide biosynthesis tyrosine autokinase, giving the protein MDSNDQKNSVNQASEPLKTDDSIDLLEVIGILWAKKHIIFVFLLMGGLFGFLLMNWIRPEYTSDAMIQVDIRGNKVSRAMGEMGALLDMASPSDAEIELVKSRSVLAYVVEEEHLRFNAVPIGKMDRLLHREGRMDIDELDIPEIARKEKWIAQVTGVNSYEVITPEGAVLAKADIGETIRAPYAGDTLVMRVRLMRGIEGQQFVLRQLTPLSAIRSLAHKLSVSEKGKQTGIITVSLKHRYADRSASILNAIADTYVRRNVEKRNAEAEKSLKFLEKQLPSIKAKLDSSEKILADYRHKIGSVDLTGETQVHLQKEVDLQKQLLKLDQQYQEATRLFKQEHPAVQTIAKQQNKLRAELAKLKANAEKMPLTQQEVLRLQEDVQVNNAIYNTMLNNIEQLRVVRAGEVGNVRVVDYAMVEDRPSKPKKTHILMGAIAASFVMAALLIYLLRMLHNGVRSSTEVENTTGVSVYAKIPEHHGKSSKSKKRRPIVITDPEDRVSESFRSLLTSVDFTLPTQGHPVMMISGLIPGVGKSFVSLNLAALYAEAGKKTLLIDADMRRGVHHSGSKMGLAELLGGTCELAAVAKPSPEAENLFIVSSGHSRLSPSELLRGDNFKNLMDEARKQFEVVIVDTPPMSMVTDAELIYPVVDMSLFVLHYGKHSMNEIKESVNKINRFGDKPKAFVMNHCEREAGKYGYGYGYGYYGYYSKNK; this is encoded by the coding sequence GATCAGAAAAACTCTGTAAATCAGGCTTCTGAGCCCTTGAAGACAGATGATTCCATTGACCTGCTTGAGGTCATTGGAATTTTATGGGCCAAGAAACATATCATTTTCGTCTTCCTCTTGATGGGTGGCCTATTTGGTTTTCTCCTGATGAACTGGATTCGTCCCGAATACACCAGCGATGCCATGATTCAAGTGGACATTCGTGGTAATAAGGTTTCCAGGGCCATGGGTGAAATGGGTGCCTTGCTTGATATGGCAAGCCCCTCTGATGCTGAAATTGAGCTGGTCAAAAGTCGTAGCGTTCTCGCTTATGTTGTCGAAGAAGAACACCTGCGATTCAATGCGGTTCCCATCGGAAAGATGGATCGTCTGCTGCATCGTGAAGGCCGAATGGATATTGACGAACTGGACATTCCTGAGATTGCCCGTAAGGAAAAGTGGATCGCCCAGGTTACAGGCGTGAATTCTTATGAAGTCATCACTCCCGAAGGTGCGGTTCTTGCTAAGGCGGATATTGGTGAAACTATCCGTGCGCCCTATGCTGGCGACACCCTTGTGATGCGCGTGCGCCTCATGCGCGGCATTGAAGGTCAGCAGTTTGTCTTGCGTCAGCTTACGCCCTTGTCTGCAATCCGTAGCCTTGCTCACAAGCTCTCCGTTAGCGAAAAGGGGAAGCAGACCGGCATTATTACTGTGTCCCTGAAGCATCGTTATGCGGATCGTTCTGCTTCTATCTTGAATGCCATTGCAGATACCTACGTTCGCCGCAATGTGGAAAAACGTAATGCCGAAGCGGAAAAGTCCCTGAAATTCCTGGAAAAGCAACTTCCCTCCATTAAGGCGAAACTGGATTCTTCCGAAAAAATTCTGGCGGATTACCGCCATAAGATCGGTTCCGTGGATTTGACGGGAGAAACTCAAGTACACTTGCAGAAAGAAGTGGACTTGCAAAAACAGCTCCTGAAACTGGACCAGCAGTACCAGGAGGCGACCCGCCTGTTCAAGCAGGAACATCCTGCTGTACAAACCATTGCCAAGCAGCAGAACAAGCTTCGGGCTGAACTGGCAAAGTTGAAGGCCAATGCCGAAAAGATGCCTTTGACCCAGCAGGAAGTGCTTCGCCTTCAGGAAGACGTCCAGGTGAATAACGCCATCTATAATACCATGCTCAACAATATCGAGCAGCTTCGAGTGGTTCGTGCTGGCGAAGTGGGTAACGTACGCGTGGTGGACTACGCCATGGTGGAAGACCGCCCCAGCAAACCTAAGAAGACGCATATCTTGATGGGTGCAATCGCCGCATCCTTCGTAATGGCCGCTCTTCTGATCTACTTGCTCCGAATGCTCCATAACGGTGTACGTAGCAGTACCGAAGTAGAAAATACCACGGGTGTCAGCGTTTATGCCAAGATTCCTGAACATCATGGCAAGTCTTCCAAGAGCAAGAAACGCAGGCCCATTGTCATTACCGATCCTGAAGACCGTGTAAGTGAATCGTTCCGTAGCTTACTGACTTCTGTTGATTTTACCTTGCCGACTCAAGGCCATCCAGTGATGATGATTTCTGGTTTGATTCCTGGGGTGGGCAAGAGTTTTGTATCCCTGAATTTGGCTGCCCTGTATGCAGAAGCCGGAAAGAAAACCTTGCTAATTGACGCTGATATGCGCCGTGGCGTTCATCATAGCGGAAGTAAGATGGGCCTGGCTGAATTGCTTGGTGGAACTTGCGAATTGGCTGCAGTTGCCAAGCCGTCTCCTGAAGCGGAAAACCTGTTTATTGTTTCCTCGGGTCACTCTCGACTTTCTCCCAGTGAACTTTTACGCGGTGATAATTTCAAGAACTTGATGGATGAAGCTCGTAAACAGTTTGAAGTCGTTATTGTAGATACGCCTCCCATGAGCATGGTCACCGACGCTGAACTGATTTATCCTGTGGTGGACATGAGTCTGTTTGTTCTCCATTATGGAAAGCATAGCATGAACGAAATCAAGGAATCCGTTAACAAGATTAACCGCTTTGGCGACAAGCCTAAGGCTTTCGTCATGAATCACTGTGAACGTGAAGCCGGCAAGTACGGTTACGGATATGGATACGGCTATTACGGATATTATTCCAAGAACAAGTGA